A region of Saccopteryx leptura isolate mSacLep1 chromosome X, mSacLep1_pri_phased_curated, whole genome shotgun sequence DNA encodes the following proteins:
- the ERCC6L gene encoding DNA excision repair protein ERCC-6-like isoform X2 translates to MSRIQKLQEALEELPDHGDDEFTDVCNSGLLLYRELHDQLFEHQKEGVAFLYSLYKDGRKGGILADDMGLGKTVQIIAFLSGMFDASFVNHVLLIMPTSLISTWVKEFANWTPGMRVRTFHGPSKDQRTRNLTRIQQRNGVIITTYQMLINNWQQLSTLNGQAFVWDYVILDEAHKIKSSSTKSAICARAIPASNRILLTGTPVQNNLQELWSLFDFACQGSLLGTLKTFKMEYENPITRAREKDATPGEKALGFKISENLMAIIKPYFLRRTKEEIQKKKSSNSEVRLCEKNPDVDAIYEMPSLSRKNDLIIWIRLVPCQEEIYRKFVSLDHIKELLMETRSPLAELGVLKKLCDHPRLLSARACHLLNLRAVQDENEGEDSSDIDHIGQVTDDTLMKESGKMIFLMALLKKLRDEGHQTLVFSQSRQILNIVERLLKNRHFKVLRIDGTITHLAERERRINLFQQNKDYSVFLLTTQVGGVGLTLTAATRVVIFDPSWNPATDAQAVDRAHRIGQKENVVVYRLITCGTVEEKIYRRQVFKDSLVRQTTGDKKNPFRYFSKQELRELFTIEDFQNSATQLQLQSLHAAQRRSNKELDEHIAYLHSLGIAGISDHDLMYTHDLSVKEELDMIDESHYIQERVQKAQFLVEFESQNTELFMERQRNEGIWLRETIFPSQRKEKCPEVNKPQPQPSRILTTSRTQEEEISSQMASVIIDDLPEESEKHCLSSIKMNVTIVQDGRHPRESIFDAEFLATLPKGCGSVQEIGTDSLLGMALQKEASQEGPTPEVLQENPLGSFTDLLSKSVRADSGPNLDELMNDEILHQCNPWLTNPITNETQNTELNASVIEIAADDSLASHSALQDSQAKEATLEEEPLASLPQYVCDFNLFLEDSADNGQTLSSQSLKHIEKENSLCGSAANSRAQLVHSKAGLSMDLSEKDEDSEVVTVRGRSKTRRIVSDGEDEQDTFNDTPVTNPFNTSPFQLSVKQFDASTPKNDTSPCGRSFSFKIPDSINKSVSSRRSLASRKSLINVVLDHVEDMEERLENSSEAKVAEDHLEEGAAGCSGEASECTEEEPSGDHLEEGATGCSGEASECTEEEPSGDHLEEGAAGCSGEASECTEEEPSGDHLEEGATGCSGEASECTEEEPSRETLSSENKSSWLTTPKPGALAQDLSPGDPGPLSGGQSVDSLQNKTVEAVNDYETLVMRGKALKECGKIQEALNCLVKALDIKSEDPEVMLMTLNLYKQLNTT, encoded by the coding sequence ATGAGCAGAATCCAAAAACTACAGGAAGCCTTGGAGGAGTTGCCAGATCATGGAGATGATGAATTCACAGATGTATGCAACTCTGGCTTGCTGCTTTATCGAGAACTGCATGACCAACTATTTGAGCACCAGAAGGAAGGTGTAGCTTTCCTATATAGCCTATACAAAGATGGAAGAAAAGGTGGTATCTTGGCAGATGATATGGGATTAGGGAAGACTGTTCAAATCATTGCTTTCCTTTCTGGTATGTTTGATGCTTCATTTGTGAATCATGTGCTCCTGATCATGCCAACCAGTCTTATTAGCACATGGGTAAAAGAATTTGCCAACTGGACTCCAGGAATGAGAGTCAGAACCTTTCATGGTCCTAGTAAAGATCAACGTACCAGAAACCTCACTAGGATTCAGCAAAGGAATGGTGTCATTATCACTACATACCAAATGTTAATCAATAATTGGCAGCAACTTTCAACCTTGAATGGCCAAGCATTTGTGTGGGACTATGTTATCCTTGATgaagcacataaaataaaatcttcgTCTACTAAGTCAGCAATATGTGCTCGTGCTATCCCTGCCAGTAATCGCATCCTCCTCACAGGAACCCCAGTCCAGAATAATTTACAAGAACTCTGGTCCCTGTTTGATTTTGCTTGTCAAGGGTCCTTGCTAGgaacattaaaaacttttaaaatggagTATGAAAATCCAATTAccagagcaagagagaaggatGCTACTCCAGGGGAAAAAGCCTTGGGATTTAAGATATCTGAAAACTTAATGGCAATCATAAAACCCTATTTTCTCCGGAGGACTAAAGAAGAGATACAGAAGAAAAAGTCAAGCAACTCAGAGGTCAGACTTTGTGAAAAGAATCCAGATGTTGATGCCATTTATGAAATGCCTTCCCTTTCCAGGaaaaatgatttaattatttGGATACGTCTTGTACCTTGTCAAgaagaaatatacagaaaattcGTGTCTCTAGATCATATCAAGGAGTTGTTAATGGAGACACGCTCACCTTTGGCTGAGCTAGGTGTCTTAAAGAAGCTGTGTGATCATCCTAGGCTGCTCTCTGCACGAGCTTGTCATTTGCTGAATCTGCGAGCTGTTCAAGATGAAAATGAAGGTGAAGATTCCTCAGACATAGACCATATTGGTCAAGTAACTGATGATACACTGATGAAAGAATCTGGAAAAATGATATTTCTAATGGCTCTACTTAAGAAATTGCGAGATGAAGGTCATCAGACTCTGGTCTTTTCCCAGTCAAGACAAATTCTAAACATTGTTGAACGCCTCCTAAAGAATAGACACTTTAAGGTATTGCGAATTGATGGAACAATTACTCATCTTGCAGAACGAGAAAGAAGAATTAACTTATTCCAGCAAAATAAAGATTACTCTGTTTTTCTGCTTACTACTCAAGTAGGTGGTGTTGGCTTAACATTAACTGCAGCAACTAGAGTGGTCATTTTTGACCCTAGCTGGAATCCTGCAACTGATGCTCAAGCTGTAGATAGAGCTCACCGAattggacaaaaagaaaatgttgtgGTTTATAGGTTAATCACTTGTGGAACTGTAGAGGAGAAAATATACAGAAGACAGGTTTTCAAGGACTCACTAGTAAGACAAACTACTGGTGATAAGAAGAACCCTTTCCGATATTTTAGTAAACAAGAATTAAGAGAGCTCTTCACAATTGAGGATTTTCAGAACTCTGCAACCCAGCTGCAACTTCAGTCTTTGCATGCTGCTCAGAGAAGATCTAATAAGGAACTAGATGAACATATTGCCTATCTGCACTCTTTGGGGATAGCTGGAATCTCAGACCATGATTTGATGTACACACATGATCTGTCTGTTAAAGAAGAACTTGATATGATAGACGAATCTCACTATATTCAAGAAAGGGTTCAGAAAGCTCAATTCCTTGTTGAATTTGAGTCTCAAAATACAGAGCTCTTCatggaaagacaaagaaatgaggGTATCTGGCTGAGAGAAACTATATTTCCTTCtcaaagaaaggagaaatgtcCTGAAGTGAATAAACCACAGCCTCAGCCTTCACGTATTTTGACTACTTCTCGTACCCAGGAAGAAGAAATCAGTTCTCAAATGGCAAGTGTAATCATTGATGATCTTCCCGAAGAGAGTGAGAAACACTGTCTTTCCAGTATAAAGATGAATGTTACCATTGTACAAGATGGTAGGCACCCACGTGAAAGCATATTTGATGCTGAATTTCTAGCTACTTTACCCAAGGGGTGTGGAAGTGTACAAGAAATTGGGACTGACTCTTTATTGGGAATGGCTCTACAAAAAGAGGCATCACAAGAGGGGCCTACTCCAGAGGTGCTGCAAGAGAACCCTCTGGGAAGTTTTACTGACTTACTTAGCAAATCGGTTAGAGCTGATTCTGGGCCAAATCTAGATGAACTAATGAATGATGAGATTTTACATCAGTGTAATCCTTGGCTCACTAACCCCATAACAAATGAAACTCAAAATACAGAATTAAATGCATCTGTTATTGAAATAGCTGCTGATGACTCATTGGCATCCCACAGTGCACTGCAAGATTCTCAAGCAAAAGAGGCCACCTTGGAAGAGGAACCTTTAGCATCTTTACCACAGTATGTGtgtgatttcaatcttttctTAGAAGACTCTGCAGACAATGGACAAACTCTTTCCAGTCAGTCTTTGAAGcatattgagaaagaaaatagcTTGTGTGGCTCTGCAGCTAATTCTAGAGCACAGTTGGTGCATAGCAAAGCTGGTCTCAGTATGGATCTTTCTGAGAAAGATGAAGATTCAGAAGTAGTTACTGTGAGAGGCAGAAGTAAAACTAGAAGGATCGTTTCAGATGGTGAAGATGAACAGGATACTTTTAATGATACTCCAGTCACAAATCCATTCAACACATCTCCCTTTCAGTTATCTGTAAAACAATTTGATGCTTCCACTCCTAAAAATGATACCAGTCCATGTGGAAGgtccttttcatttaaaatacctGATAGTATAAATAAATCTGTAAGCTCTAGAAGATCCCTGGCTTCTAGGAAGTCTCTTATTAATGTGGTGTTAGACCATGTGGAAGATATGGAAGAAAGACTTGAAAACAGCAGTGAAGCAAAGGTAGCTGAAGATCATCTGGAGGAAGGAGCTGCGGGGTGCAGTGGTGAAGCCTCAGAGTGTACAGAAGAGGAACCTTCCGGAGATCATCTGGAGGAAGGAGCCACGGGGTGCAGTGGTGAAGCCTCAGAGTGTACAGAAGAGGAACCTTCTGGAGATCATCTGGAGGAAGGAGCTGCAGGGTGCAGTGGTGAAGCCTCAGAGTGTACAGAAGAGGAACCTTCTGGAGATCATCTGGAGGAAGGAGCCACGGGGTGCAGTGGTGAAGCCTCAGAGTGTACAGAAGAGGAACCTTCCAGAGAAACCCTGTCTTCAGAAAATAAGTCCAGCTGGTTAACTACACCTAAGCCTGGTGCTTTAGCTCAGGATCTCTCTCCTGGTGACCCTGGGCCTTTGTCTGGTGGACAGTCGGTTGATTCTCTTCAGAATAAGACAGTGGAGGCTGTTAATGACTATGAGACTCTTGTAATGCGTGGAAAGGCATTGAAAGAGTGTGGAAAAATACAGGAGGCCTTAAACTGCTTAGTTAAAGCACTTGACATAAAAAGTGAGGATCCTGAAGTCATGCTTATGACTTTAAATTTGTATAAGCAACTTAATACAACTTGA
- the ERCC6L gene encoding DNA excision repair protein ERCC-6-like isoform X1 encodes MEASQGFLEPGALSPEQAARYLRYVKEAKEATKNGDLEEALKLFNLAKDIFPNEKVMSRIQKLQEALEELPDHGDDEFTDVCNSGLLLYRELHDQLFEHQKEGVAFLYSLYKDGRKGGILADDMGLGKTVQIIAFLSGMFDASFVNHVLLIMPTSLISTWVKEFANWTPGMRVRTFHGPSKDQRTRNLTRIQQRNGVIITTYQMLINNWQQLSTLNGQAFVWDYVILDEAHKIKSSSTKSAICARAIPASNRILLTGTPVQNNLQELWSLFDFACQGSLLGTLKTFKMEYENPITRAREKDATPGEKALGFKISENLMAIIKPYFLRRTKEEIQKKKSSNSEVRLCEKNPDVDAIYEMPSLSRKNDLIIWIRLVPCQEEIYRKFVSLDHIKELLMETRSPLAELGVLKKLCDHPRLLSARACHLLNLRAVQDENEGEDSSDIDHIGQVTDDTLMKESGKMIFLMALLKKLRDEGHQTLVFSQSRQILNIVERLLKNRHFKVLRIDGTITHLAERERRINLFQQNKDYSVFLLTTQVGGVGLTLTAATRVVIFDPSWNPATDAQAVDRAHRIGQKENVVVYRLITCGTVEEKIYRRQVFKDSLVRQTTGDKKNPFRYFSKQELRELFTIEDFQNSATQLQLQSLHAAQRRSNKELDEHIAYLHSLGIAGISDHDLMYTHDLSVKEELDMIDESHYIQERVQKAQFLVEFESQNTELFMERQRNEGIWLRETIFPSQRKEKCPEVNKPQPQPSRILTTSRTQEEEISSQMASVIIDDLPEESEKHCLSSIKMNVTIVQDGRHPRESIFDAEFLATLPKGCGSVQEIGTDSLLGMALQKEASQEGPTPEVLQENPLGSFTDLLSKSVRADSGPNLDELMNDEILHQCNPWLTNPITNETQNTELNASVIEIAADDSLASHSALQDSQAKEATLEEEPLASLPQYVCDFNLFLEDSADNGQTLSSQSLKHIEKENSLCGSAANSRAQLVHSKAGLSMDLSEKDEDSEVVTVRGRSKTRRIVSDGEDEQDTFNDTPVTNPFNTSPFQLSVKQFDASTPKNDTSPCGRSFSFKIPDSINKSVSSRRSLASRKSLINVVLDHVEDMEERLENSSEAKVAEDHLEEGAAGCSGEASECTEEEPSGDHLEEGATGCSGEASECTEEEPSGDHLEEGAAGCSGEASECTEEEPSGDHLEEGATGCSGEASECTEEEPSRETLSSENKSSWLTTPKPGALAQDLSPGDPGPLSGGQSVDSLQNKTVEAVNDYETLVMRGKALKECGKIQEALNCLVKALDIKSEDPEVMLMTLNLYKQLNTT; translated from the coding sequence atacgTGAAAGAGGCCAAAGAAGCAACTAAGAATGGAGATCTAGAAGAAGCACTTAAACTTTTCAATTTGGCAAAGGACATTTTTCCCAATGAAAAGGTGATGAGCAGAATCCAAAAACTACAGGAAGCCTTGGAGGAGTTGCCAGATCATGGAGATGATGAATTCACAGATGTATGCAACTCTGGCTTGCTGCTTTATCGAGAACTGCATGACCAACTATTTGAGCACCAGAAGGAAGGTGTAGCTTTCCTATATAGCCTATACAAAGATGGAAGAAAAGGTGGTATCTTGGCAGATGATATGGGATTAGGGAAGACTGTTCAAATCATTGCTTTCCTTTCTGGTATGTTTGATGCTTCATTTGTGAATCATGTGCTCCTGATCATGCCAACCAGTCTTATTAGCACATGGGTAAAAGAATTTGCCAACTGGACTCCAGGAATGAGAGTCAGAACCTTTCATGGTCCTAGTAAAGATCAACGTACCAGAAACCTCACTAGGATTCAGCAAAGGAATGGTGTCATTATCACTACATACCAAATGTTAATCAATAATTGGCAGCAACTTTCAACCTTGAATGGCCAAGCATTTGTGTGGGACTATGTTATCCTTGATgaagcacataaaataaaatcttcgTCTACTAAGTCAGCAATATGTGCTCGTGCTATCCCTGCCAGTAATCGCATCCTCCTCACAGGAACCCCAGTCCAGAATAATTTACAAGAACTCTGGTCCCTGTTTGATTTTGCTTGTCAAGGGTCCTTGCTAGgaacattaaaaacttttaaaatggagTATGAAAATCCAATTAccagagcaagagagaaggatGCTACTCCAGGGGAAAAAGCCTTGGGATTTAAGATATCTGAAAACTTAATGGCAATCATAAAACCCTATTTTCTCCGGAGGACTAAAGAAGAGATACAGAAGAAAAAGTCAAGCAACTCAGAGGTCAGACTTTGTGAAAAGAATCCAGATGTTGATGCCATTTATGAAATGCCTTCCCTTTCCAGGaaaaatgatttaattatttGGATACGTCTTGTACCTTGTCAAgaagaaatatacagaaaattcGTGTCTCTAGATCATATCAAGGAGTTGTTAATGGAGACACGCTCACCTTTGGCTGAGCTAGGTGTCTTAAAGAAGCTGTGTGATCATCCTAGGCTGCTCTCTGCACGAGCTTGTCATTTGCTGAATCTGCGAGCTGTTCAAGATGAAAATGAAGGTGAAGATTCCTCAGACATAGACCATATTGGTCAAGTAACTGATGATACACTGATGAAAGAATCTGGAAAAATGATATTTCTAATGGCTCTACTTAAGAAATTGCGAGATGAAGGTCATCAGACTCTGGTCTTTTCCCAGTCAAGACAAATTCTAAACATTGTTGAACGCCTCCTAAAGAATAGACACTTTAAGGTATTGCGAATTGATGGAACAATTACTCATCTTGCAGAACGAGAAAGAAGAATTAACTTATTCCAGCAAAATAAAGATTACTCTGTTTTTCTGCTTACTACTCAAGTAGGTGGTGTTGGCTTAACATTAACTGCAGCAACTAGAGTGGTCATTTTTGACCCTAGCTGGAATCCTGCAACTGATGCTCAAGCTGTAGATAGAGCTCACCGAattggacaaaaagaaaatgttgtgGTTTATAGGTTAATCACTTGTGGAACTGTAGAGGAGAAAATATACAGAAGACAGGTTTTCAAGGACTCACTAGTAAGACAAACTACTGGTGATAAGAAGAACCCTTTCCGATATTTTAGTAAACAAGAATTAAGAGAGCTCTTCACAATTGAGGATTTTCAGAACTCTGCAACCCAGCTGCAACTTCAGTCTTTGCATGCTGCTCAGAGAAGATCTAATAAGGAACTAGATGAACATATTGCCTATCTGCACTCTTTGGGGATAGCTGGAATCTCAGACCATGATTTGATGTACACACATGATCTGTCTGTTAAAGAAGAACTTGATATGATAGACGAATCTCACTATATTCAAGAAAGGGTTCAGAAAGCTCAATTCCTTGTTGAATTTGAGTCTCAAAATACAGAGCTCTTCatggaaagacaaagaaatgaggGTATCTGGCTGAGAGAAACTATATTTCCTTCtcaaagaaaggagaaatgtcCTGAAGTGAATAAACCACAGCCTCAGCCTTCACGTATTTTGACTACTTCTCGTACCCAGGAAGAAGAAATCAGTTCTCAAATGGCAAGTGTAATCATTGATGATCTTCCCGAAGAGAGTGAGAAACACTGTCTTTCCAGTATAAAGATGAATGTTACCATTGTACAAGATGGTAGGCACCCACGTGAAAGCATATTTGATGCTGAATTTCTAGCTACTTTACCCAAGGGGTGTGGAAGTGTACAAGAAATTGGGACTGACTCTTTATTGGGAATGGCTCTACAAAAAGAGGCATCACAAGAGGGGCCTACTCCAGAGGTGCTGCAAGAGAACCCTCTGGGAAGTTTTACTGACTTACTTAGCAAATCGGTTAGAGCTGATTCTGGGCCAAATCTAGATGAACTAATGAATGATGAGATTTTACATCAGTGTAATCCTTGGCTCACTAACCCCATAACAAATGAAACTCAAAATACAGAATTAAATGCATCTGTTATTGAAATAGCTGCTGATGACTCATTGGCATCCCACAGTGCACTGCAAGATTCTCAAGCAAAAGAGGCCACCTTGGAAGAGGAACCTTTAGCATCTTTACCACAGTATGTGtgtgatttcaatcttttctTAGAAGACTCTGCAGACAATGGACAAACTCTTTCCAGTCAGTCTTTGAAGcatattgagaaagaaaatagcTTGTGTGGCTCTGCAGCTAATTCTAGAGCACAGTTGGTGCATAGCAAAGCTGGTCTCAGTATGGATCTTTCTGAGAAAGATGAAGATTCAGAAGTAGTTACTGTGAGAGGCAGAAGTAAAACTAGAAGGATCGTTTCAGATGGTGAAGATGAACAGGATACTTTTAATGATACTCCAGTCACAAATCCATTCAACACATCTCCCTTTCAGTTATCTGTAAAACAATTTGATGCTTCCACTCCTAAAAATGATACCAGTCCATGTGGAAGgtccttttcatttaaaatacctGATAGTATAAATAAATCTGTAAGCTCTAGAAGATCCCTGGCTTCTAGGAAGTCTCTTATTAATGTGGTGTTAGACCATGTGGAAGATATGGAAGAAAGACTTGAAAACAGCAGTGAAGCAAAGGTAGCTGAAGATCATCTGGAGGAAGGAGCTGCGGGGTGCAGTGGTGAAGCCTCAGAGTGTACAGAAGAGGAACCTTCCGGAGATCATCTGGAGGAAGGAGCCACGGGGTGCAGTGGTGAAGCCTCAGAGTGTACAGAAGAGGAACCTTCTGGAGATCATCTGGAGGAAGGAGCTGCAGGGTGCAGTGGTGAAGCCTCAGAGTGTACAGAAGAGGAACCTTCTGGAGATCATCTGGAGGAAGGAGCCACGGGGTGCAGTGGTGAAGCCTCAGAGTGTACAGAAGAGGAACCTTCCAGAGAAACCCTGTCTTCAGAAAATAAGTCCAGCTGGTTAACTACACCTAAGCCTGGTGCTTTAGCTCAGGATCTCTCTCCTGGTGACCCTGGGCCTTTGTCTGGTGGACAGTCGGTTGATTCTCTTCAGAATAAGACAGTGGAGGCTGTTAATGACTATGAGACTCTTGTAATGCGTGGAAAGGCATTGAAAGAGTGTGGAAAAATACAGGAGGCCTTAAACTGCTTAGTTAAAGCACTTGACATAAAAAGTGAGGATCCTGAAGTCATGCTTATGACTTTAAATTTGTATAAGCAACTTAATACAACTTGA